In Bradyrhizobium sp. CCBAU 051011, the following are encoded in one genomic region:
- a CDS encoding DUF1272 domain-containing protein has protein sequence MALQLRPNCEYCDKDLPPNATDAWICSYECTFCSDCVDNKLHNVCPNCGGGFERRPIRPSTERRPGVCVTKQLPSDKRVHLKYSVEDVAAHSARLRDIPPQER, from the coding sequence ATGGCGCTGCAACTTCGGCCGAACTGCGAATATTGCGACAAGGACCTGCCGCCGAACGCGACGGATGCGTGGATCTGTTCCTATGAATGCACGTTCTGCTCGGACTGCGTGGACAACAAGCTGCACAATGTCTGCCCGAACTGCGGCGGCGGTTTTGAGCGGCGGCCGATCCGCCCCTCCACCGAACGGCGGCCGGGTGTGTGCGTGACGAAGCAGTTGCCGTCGGACAAGCGGGTACATTTGAAGTACAGCGTGGAGGATGTTGCCGCGCATTCGGCGCGACTACGGGATATTCCGCCGCAGGAACGCTGA
- the fahA gene encoding fumarylacetoacetase — MPHPNDPKLRSFIDVAAESHFPIQNLPYGVFSAKDGLAPRVGVAIGDYVLDLWQLAQDCRFDLVEPAVFAASQLNPFMALGPKVWSSTRARISELLRHDHPELRDNESLRKRALVPMADVTLHLPFAVSGYTDFYSSKEHATNVGVMFRGKDNALQPNWLHMPIGYNGRASTVVVSGTPVRRPRGQLKPPSADLPSFGPCKRLDFELEMGVVVGQASAMGEMLTEKQAEDMIFGFVILNDWSARDIQQWEYVPLGPFQAKVFATSISPWVVTREALEPFRLHGPAQDPKPLPYLQQAQPNNYDMALEVDLRATPMKAPKNISRTNFKYMYWSSVQQLVHHAACGCAMNVGDLLGSGTISGPEKDQRGSLLEISWNGTEPVELASGVTRSFLEDGDSLVMRGWCQGDGYRVGFGEVEGTILAAE, encoded by the coding sequence GTGCCCCATCCCAACGACCCAAAACTCCGCTCTTTCATCGACGTCGCGGCCGAGTCCCACTTTCCGATCCAGAATCTCCCCTACGGCGTATTCTCCGCCAAGGACGGGCTCGCTCCGCGCGTTGGCGTTGCGATCGGCGACTACGTACTCGATCTCTGGCAGCTCGCGCAGGATTGCCGCTTCGACCTCGTCGAACCCGCCGTATTTGCTGCATCCCAGCTCAATCCGTTCATGGCGCTGGGCCCAAAAGTCTGGTCGAGCACCCGCGCGCGTATCAGCGAGCTTCTGCGGCATGACCATCCCGAGCTGCGCGACAATGAAAGCTTGCGCAAGCGCGCGCTGGTGCCGATGGCGGATGTCACGCTGCATCTGCCGTTCGCCGTCTCCGGCTACACCGATTTCTATTCGTCCAAGGAGCACGCCACCAATGTCGGCGTCATGTTCCGCGGCAAGGACAATGCGCTGCAGCCGAACTGGCTGCACATGCCGATCGGCTATAACGGCCGCGCCTCGACGGTGGTCGTCAGCGGCACGCCGGTGCGCCGTCCGCGCGGGCAATTGAAACCGCCGAGCGCCGACCTGCCCAGCTTCGGGCCGTGCAAGCGGCTCGATTTCGAACTCGAAATGGGCGTAGTCGTCGGCCAGGCCTCGGCGATGGGCGAGATGCTGACCGAGAAGCAGGCCGAGGACATGATCTTCGGCTTCGTCATCCTCAACGACTGGAGCGCGCGCGACATCCAGCAATGGGAATACGTCCCGCTCGGGCCGTTCCAGGCAAAAGTGTTCGCGACCTCGATCAGCCCATGGGTGGTGACGCGCGAGGCGCTGGAGCCGTTCCGGCTTCATGGTCCGGCGCAGGATCCGAAGCCGCTGCCCTATTTGCAGCAGGCGCAGCCGAACAATTACGACATGGCGCTTGAGGTGGACCTGCGCGCCACGCCGATGAAGGCGCCAAAAAACATCAGCCGCACCAATTTCAAGTACATGTACTGGTCTTCGGTGCAGCAGCTTGTGCACCACGCGGCCTGCGGCTGCGCCATGAATGTCGGCGATCTCCTGGGGTCCGGCACCATCTCGGGCCCCGAGAAAGATCAGCGCGGCAGCTTGCTTGAGATAAGCTGGAACGGCACCGAGCCGGTCGAGCTGGCGTCCGGCGTCACGCGCTCGTTCCTGGAAGACGGCGATTCACTCGTCATGCGCGGCTGGTGCCAGGGCGACGGCTATCGCGTCGGCTTCGGCGAGGTCGAGGGGACGATTCTGGCGGCGGAGTGA
- the hmgA gene encoding homogentisate 1,2-dioxygenase, translated as MNINTSPDQIVRGTAQVTPGYMSGFGNSFETEALPGALPMGRNSPQRCAYGLYAEQLSGSPFTAPRGTNERSWLYRIRPSVKHSGRFEKADAGLWRTAPCHEYDLPIAQLRWDPAPIPKEDTTFLQGVQTMTTAGDANTQAGMAAHVYLITKSMVDQHFYNADGEMMFVAQQGNLRLVTEFGRIDIEPGEIAVIPRGVKFRVEIPNGPARGYLCENYGGAFTLPERGPIGANCLANSRDFLTPVASYEDKDTPTELYVKWGGSLFKTTLPHSPIDVVAWHGNYAPYKYDLRTFSPVGAIGFDHPDPSIFTVLTSPSETAGTANIDFVIFPERWAVAENTFRPPWYHMNIMSEFMGLIYGVYDAKPQGFVPGGISLHNCMLPHGPDREAFDHASNGELKPVKLTGTMAFMFETRFPQRVTQHAATASTLQDDYADCWKGLEKRFDPNKP; from the coding sequence ATGAATATCAACACCTCGCCTGATCAGATCGTCCGAGGTACGGCGCAAGTGACGCCCGGATACATGTCCGGCTTCGGCAATAGCTTTGAGACCGAGGCGCTGCCCGGTGCGCTTCCGATGGGCCGCAACTCGCCGCAGCGCTGTGCCTACGGACTCTATGCCGAGCAGTTGTCCGGCTCGCCCTTCACCGCGCCGCGCGGCACCAATGAGCGGTCGTGGCTCTATCGCATCCGCCCTTCGGTGAAACACTCCGGCCGCTTTGAGAAAGCGGATGCCGGGCTGTGGCGCACCGCGCCGTGCCACGAATACGACCTGCCGATCGCGCAACTGCGCTGGGATCCGGCGCCGATCCCGAAGGAGGACACGACCTTCCTGCAGGGCGTGCAGACCATGACGACCGCCGGCGATGCCAATACGCAGGCCGGCATGGCCGCGCATGTCTACCTCATCACCAAATCGATGGTGGATCAGCATTTCTACAATGCCGACGGCGAGATGATGTTCGTGGCTCAGCAGGGCAATCTGCGTCTCGTCACCGAGTTCGGCCGTATCGACATCGAGCCGGGCGAGATCGCGGTGATCCCGCGTGGCGTGAAATTCCGGGTCGAGATTCCCAACGGACCTGCGCGCGGCTATCTCTGCGAAAATTACGGTGGCGCCTTCACGCTGCCGGAACGTGGGCCGATCGGCGCCAATTGCCTCGCCAATTCGCGCGACTTCCTGACGCCAGTGGCGTCGTACGAGGACAAGGACACGCCGACCGAGCTCTACGTGAAATGGGGCGGCTCGCTGTTCAAGACCACGCTGCCGCATTCGCCGATCGATGTCGTCGCATGGCACGGCAATTACGCGCCCTACAAATACGACCTGCGCACCTTCTCGCCGGTCGGCGCCATCGGCTTCGACCATCCCGATCCCTCGATCTTCACGGTGCTGACCTCGCCGTCGGAGACCGCGGGCACTGCGAATATCGACTTCGTCATCTTCCCGGAACGCTGGGCGGTCGCCGAAAACACGTTCCGTCCGCCCTGGTATCACATGAACATCATGAGTGAGTTCATGGGCCTGATCTACGGCGTCTACGACGCCAAGCCGCAAGGCTTTGTCCCCGGCGGCATCAGCCTGCACAACTGTATGCTGCCGCACGGCCCCGACCGCGAGGCCTTCGATCACGCCAGCAATGGCGAACTGAAGCCGGTGAAACTGACCGGCACCATGGCCTTCATGTTCGAAACGCGCTTTCCGCAGCGGGTTACGCAGCATGCCGCGACGGCGTCGACGCTGCAGGATGACTACGCCGATTGCTGGAAGGGCCTTGAGAAGCGGTTCGATCCGAACAAGCCGTAA
- a CDS encoding MBL fold metallo-hydrolase, protein MAKGFASTTDLAEKQITFSEIGTDLYAFTAEGDPNSAIIVGDDGCLVFDAQSTPAMANKVIERVRTVTDKPIKYVVLSHYHAVRVLGASAYKAQGIVASAETYRLIEERGQQDWDSEYGRFPRLFQDAESIPGLTWPTLTFEGEMSIYLGKREVRLMQLGAGHTSGDIVAWVPDAEVMFSGDLIEYHSACYCGDAHLREWPATLNEIRAFNPKAIAPGRGDALKGLSTGRDAIAMTRDFVTSLYGAAESSVAKGRTLKETFAATREVMDPKFSSFAIYEHCLPFNVSRAFDEASGIDDPVIWTDKRDQEMWAALQGGG, encoded by the coding sequence ATGGCTAAAGGTTTCGCGTCCACCACCGATCTGGCGGAGAAGCAGATCACCTTCTCCGAAATCGGCACCGATCTCTACGCCTTCACCGCCGAGGGCGATCCGAACTCCGCGATTATCGTCGGCGATGATGGCTGCCTGGTGTTCGACGCGCAGTCGACGCCGGCGATGGCCAACAAGGTGATCGAGCGCGTTCGCACCGTCACCGACAAGCCGATCAAATATGTCGTGCTGTCGCATTATCATGCGGTGCGCGTGCTCGGCGCTTCTGCCTACAAGGCGCAGGGCATCGTGGCCTCGGCCGAAACCTATCGGCTGATCGAGGAGCGCGGTCAGCAGGATTGGGATTCCGAATATGGCCGCTTTCCCCGCCTGTTCCAGGATGCCGAGAGCATTCCCGGCCTGACCTGGCCGACGCTGACCTTCGAAGGCGAGATGTCGATCTATCTCGGCAAGCGCGAGGTGCGGCTGATGCAGCTCGGCGCCGGGCATACGTCGGGCGACATCGTGGCCTGGGTGCCGGATGCCGAAGTGATGTTCTCCGGTGACCTCATCGAATATCACTCGGCCTGCTATTGCGGCGACGCGCATTTGCGCGAATGGCCGGCCACGCTGAATGAAATCCGCGCCTTCAATCCCAAGGCCATCGCGCCGGGCCGCGGCGATGCGCTGAAAGGGCTATCCACCGGACGCGACGCGATCGCGATGACGCGCGATTTCGTCACCTCGCTCTATGGCGCGGCGGAAAGCTCGGTCGCCAAGGGCCGCACGCTGAAAGAGACCTTTGCGGCGACGCGCGAGGTGATGGACCCGAAATTCTCCAGCTTCGCCATCTACGAGCACTGCCTGCCGTTCAACGTCTCGCGCGCGTTCGACGAAGCGTCCGGAATCGACGATCCCGTGATCTGGACCGACAAGCGCGACCAGGAAATGTGGGCCGCCCTGCAAGGAGGAGGATGA
- a CDS encoding DUF2783 domain-containing protein: protein MALSTSSNFAKPDDAFRAIVEAHHGLNDEQSADLDAALVLILANHIGDLDVLKEAIALAAQRMLGASQQQQQQQQQSQQ, encoded by the coding sequence CAGTTCGAACTTTGCGAAGCCCGACGACGCGTTCCGCGCCATCGTCGAGGCGCATCATGGGCTCAACGACGAACAAAGCGCCGATCTCGATGCGGCGCTGGTTCTCATTCTCGCCAATCACATTGGCGACCTCGATGTGCTGAAGGAGGCCATCGCGCTCGCCGCCCAGCGCATGCTCGGTGCGAGCCAGCAGCAACAGCAACAACAACAGCAATCGCAGCAATAG